One Paraglaciecola mesophila genomic region harbors:
- the clpA gene encoding ATP-dependent Clp protease ATP-binding subunit ClpA, producing the protein MLNKELEQTLNEAFIFAREHRHEFMTVEHLLLALLDNGSATEALQACGANVDIIKKELTDFVKDTTPLLLEDANNERETQPTLGFQRVLQRAVFHVQSSGKEEVTGANVLVAIFSEQESQAVYILKKADVTRLDVVNFISHGVSKSDDESTHSVEQDEEGAGQEAGSSMLEQYSTNLNELAKEGKIDPLIGRDFEVERSIQILCRRRKNNPLLVGEAGVGKTAIAEGLAFRIIHNDVPDVIANAVIYSLDMGTLLAGTKYRGDFEKRLKGILKELAKDPDAILFIDEIHTIIGAGAASGGVMDASNLLKPKLSSGELRCMGSTTYQEYQGIFEKDRALARRFQKVDVIEPSVADTTKILMGLKSRYEEHHSVRFTHKAIRATAELSAKYINERHLPDKAIDVMDEAGASQRLLPPSKRKKTIGVTDIEHIISKIARIPEKSVSSSDKESLKNLDRDLKLVVFGQDQAIDTLTDAIRLSRAGLGAETKPIGSFLFAGPTGVGKTEITQQLSNIMGVELLRFDMSEYMERHAVSRLIGAPPGYVGFDQGGLLTDAVIKHPHSVVLLDEIEKAHSDVFNILLQVMDHGTLTDNNGRKVDFRNVILVMTTNAGVQETIRKSIGFKQQDHSHDAMSEINKVFTPEFRNRLDAIVWFNHLEQEVILQVVDKFIVELQVQLDNQGVSLDVTNEARQWLAKEGYDRNMGARPMSRVIQQHVKKELASELLFGELSQGGSVKISLKNKKLVFTFKAVKEEKSEA; encoded by the coding sequence ATGTTAAATAAAGAATTAGAACAAACGTTGAATGAAGCGTTTATTTTTGCCAGAGAGCATAGACACGAATTCATGACGGTCGAGCACCTTTTATTAGCCCTGCTTGATAACGGCTCTGCCACTGAGGCACTGCAAGCCTGTGGTGCTAACGTAGACATTATTAAAAAAGAGTTGACGGATTTCGTCAAAGACACGACTCCTCTGTTACTTGAAGATGCCAATAATGAGCGGGAAACTCAGCCTACTTTAGGTTTCCAGCGCGTTTTACAACGAGCTGTATTTCACGTTCAATCATCTGGGAAAGAAGAAGTCACTGGAGCGAATGTACTGGTCGCAATTTTTAGCGAGCAGGAATCTCAAGCCGTTTACATTCTTAAAAAAGCCGATGTGACCCGTCTTGATGTGGTTAATTTTATCTCCCATGGTGTATCTAAAAGTGATGATGAGAGTACCCATTCCGTTGAACAAGACGAGGAGGGCGCAGGGCAAGAGGCTGGGTCATCTATGCTTGAGCAATATTCGACTAACTTGAATGAGCTCGCCAAAGAGGGAAAAATTGACCCGTTGATTGGGCGAGATTTCGAAGTTGAGCGCAGTATTCAAATATTGTGTCGTCGTCGTAAAAATAACCCCTTGCTCGTTGGAGAAGCCGGTGTGGGTAAAACCGCCATCGCGGAAGGGTTAGCTTTTCGGATTATTCATAACGACGTGCCTGATGTCATCGCTAACGCCGTCATATACTCTTTGGATATGGGAACCCTACTTGCAGGCACAAAGTACCGTGGTGACTTCGAGAAGCGTCTCAAAGGTATATTGAAGGAGTTAGCTAAAGATCCCGATGCTATTTTGTTTATCGATGAAATCCATACCATCATTGGCGCGGGGGCAGCGTCAGGCGGTGTGATGGACGCATCAAATCTACTGAAACCCAAACTAAGCAGTGGTGAACTGCGTTGTATGGGGTCGACTACCTATCAAGAATATCAAGGTATATTTGAAAAAGATCGTGCGCTTGCGCGGCGCTTCCAGAAAGTGGATGTCATTGAGCCATCAGTGGCTGATACCACAAAGATTTTGATGGGATTAAAGTCTCGCTACGAAGAACACCACAGTGTGCGTTTTACACACAAGGCTATCCGTGCCACGGCTGAGCTATCAGCTAAATACATTAATGAGCGTCATCTGCCGGACAAAGCTATTGACGTGATGGATGAGGCTGGAGCAAGTCAGCGGTTGTTGCCTCCGTCAAAACGTAAGAAGACGATAGGGGTGACAGATATTGAACATATTATCTCCAAGATCGCACGCATCCCTGAAAAGTCAGTATCCTCTAGTGATAAAGAGTCACTGAAAAACCTCGATAGAGATTTGAAGTTAGTGGTATTTGGACAGGATCAAGCAATCGATACCTTAACAGATGCAATCCGTCTGTCTCGAGCTGGATTAGGCGCGGAAACCAAACCGATCGGCAGTTTCTTATTTGCTGGCCCAACAGGGGTCGGTAAAACTGAAATCACCCAACAACTGTCGAACATCATGGGAGTTGAGTTATTACGTTTTGACATGTCGGAATATATGGAGCGCCATGCCGTAAGCAGGCTTATTGGTGCGCCTCCTGGGTATGTCGGCTTCGATCAAGGCGGCCTGTTAACAGATGCTGTTATTAAGCACCCTCATTCTGTTGTGCTGCTTGATGAAATCGAAAAAGCCCATTCAGATGTGTTTAATATTTTATTGCAAGTGATGGACCACGGTACGCTAACTGACAATAACGGCCGTAAAGTGGACTTTCGTAATGTGATCTTGGTCATGACGACCAACGCAGGTGTGCAAGAGACGATCCGTAAATCGATTGGCTTTAAACAGCAAGACCATAGTCATGACGCAATGTCAGAAATCAACAAAGTGTTTACCCCAGAGTTTAGAAACCGGTTAGATGCGATAGTTTGGTTTAATCACCTTGAGCAAGAAGTTATCTTACAAGTGGTTGATAAATTCATTGTGGAGCTTCAAGTTCAACTTGATAATCAAGGAGTCTCTTTGGATGTGACAAATGAGGCGAGACAATGGCTAGCGAAAGAAGGCTATGATAGGAACATGGGTGCACGTCCTATGTCTCGTGTAATTCAACAGCACGTTAAGAAAGAACTGGCTAGCGAATTGTTATTCGGCGAGTTAAGCCAAGGTGGTAGTGTTAAAATATCACTGAAGAATAAAAAATTAGTATTTACATTTAAAGCAGTAAAAGAAGAGAAATCTGAAGCTTAA
- the cspD gene encoding cold shock domain-containing protein CspD gives MAVGKVKWFNNAKGFGFIVPEDGGDDIFAHYSTIQMEGYRSLKAGQEVKYDVQQGPKGLHAENIDFNGEPEQ, from the coding sequence ATGGCTGTTGGCAAAGTAAAGTGGTTTAACAATGCAAAAGGGTTTGGTTTTATCGTTCCTGAAGATGGTGGAGATGACATTTTTGCTCATTATTCGACCATTCAGATGGAAGGTTACCGCTCTTTAAAAGCCGGGCAAGAAGTGAAATATGATGTACAGCAAGGACCTAAAGGGCTTCATGCTGAGAATATCGATTTCAACGGTGAGCCTGAGCAATAA
- the clpS gene encoding ATP-dependent Clp protease adapter ClpS, whose amino-acid sequence MSKDNTINIEREKQLDTVKQKLAPPPMYKVLLNNDDYTPMDFVIEVLVRFFNLDSEKAHQIMLTVHYRGRAVCGVYTAEIAETKVMQVTQYAKKHQHPLMCTMEQV is encoded by the coding sequence ATGAGCAAAGACAACACGATTAACATAGAGCGCGAAAAGCAGCTAGATACGGTTAAGCAAAAATTAGCGCCACCACCCATGTATAAAGTTTTGCTGAATAACGATGATTACACACCGATGGATTTCGTGATCGAAGTATTGGTTAGGTTTTTCAACTTGGACTCAGAAAAAGCTCATCAAATTATGTTGACTGTGCATTATCGTGGTCGCGCAGTGTGCGGTGTTTATACCGCTGAAATTGCCGAAACAAAAGTAATGCAAGTCACCCAGTATGCCAAGAAGCATCAACATCCGTTGATGTGCACAATGGAACAGGTTTAG
- a CDS encoding NADP-dependent isocitrate dehydrogenase, producing MTTQKSKIIYTKTDEAPALATYSLLPIVESFASSADIEIELSDISLAARILANFADYLSDEQKVPDALAELGELTQDAATNIIKLPNISASKPQLKAAIKELNDKGFNVPAYPEDPTTDEEKDVEARYSKVLGSAVNPVLREGNSDRRAPKAVKSYARKNPHSMGEWSQASQTHVAHMRGGDFYSGEKSVTVDKAGHVRIEFTDANGQVTVLKPRVDLLAGEVIDGMFMSKKALCDFFEEQIEDAKQTGVLFSLHVKATMMKVSHPIVFGHCVKVFYKKLFEKHAALFEELGVDANNGLGSVYDKIATLPESQRAEIQADINACYADRPPIAMVNSDKGISNLHVPSDVIVDASMPAMIRSSGQMWGPDGKLHDTKAVIPESTYATIYQEMINFCKTHGAFDPVTMGSVSNVGLMAQKAEEYGSHDKTFEMAGTGTVRVIDQDENVLMEHNVEEGDIWRMCQAKDAPIQDWVKLAVNRARQSGTPAIFWLDDERAHDAQLIEKVNTYLKDHDTDGLHIEIMAPVRAIRYSMERALRGLDTISVTGNVLRDYLTDLFPILELGTSAKMLSIVPLMAGGGLFETGAGGSAPKHVQQFVEEGHLRWDSLGEFLAIAVSIEDLAIKNDNAKAKVLAKALDTATEKLLNEGKSPQRKAGQLDNRGSHFYLALYWAEALSSQSEDSALADKFGPLFDALSSNEAKIVAEIDATQGSPENIGGYYYPDDALLTQAMCPSTTLNTILKEFK from the coding sequence ATGACAACTCAGAAGTCAAAGATTATCTATACGAAAACTGATGAAGCCCCAGCGCTAGCAACTTATTCGTTGTTACCCATAGTAGAATCATTTGCTTCATCTGCTGACATTGAAATCGAACTTAGTGACATTTCATTAGCGGCACGTATTTTGGCCAATTTTGCTGATTATTTGAGTGACGAGCAGAAAGTACCTGATGCCTTAGCAGAGTTAGGCGAGCTCACACAAGACGCAGCAACAAACATTATTAAATTGCCTAATATCAGTGCTTCTAAGCCGCAACTAAAAGCGGCTATTAAAGAATTAAATGATAAAGGGTTCAACGTTCCTGCTTACCCTGAAGATCCAACTACCGACGAAGAAAAAGACGTTGAAGCGCGTTATTCTAAAGTATTGGGCAGTGCGGTAAACCCAGTGTTACGTGAAGGTAACTCTGATCGCCGTGCGCCTAAAGCGGTAAAAAGCTATGCGCGTAAAAATCCACATTCAATGGGCGAGTGGAGCCAAGCTTCACAAACACATGTTGCCCACATGCGTGGCGGCGATTTCTACTCAGGTGAAAAATCAGTTACCGTTGACAAAGCGGGTCACGTTCGTATCGAGTTCACTGATGCAAATGGCCAAGTAACAGTATTAAAGCCCCGAGTTGATTTACTTGCCGGTGAAGTGATTGACGGCATGTTTATGAGCAAGAAAGCCTTATGTGATTTCTTCGAAGAACAAATTGAGGATGCAAAGCAAACGGGTGTTCTATTCTCACTACACGTGAAAGCCACGATGATGAAGGTATCTCACCCAATCGTATTCGGTCACTGCGTAAAAGTGTTCTACAAGAAATTGTTTGAAAAGCATGCTGCTTTGTTTGAAGAGTTAGGTGTTGATGCAAACAATGGCTTAGGCAGTGTTTACGACAAAATTGCAACGTTACCTGAGTCACAGCGTGCTGAGATTCAAGCTGACATTAATGCTTGTTACGCTGACCGTCCGCCTATTGCGATGGTCAATTCCGACAAAGGAATTTCTAACCTTCACGTACCAAGCGATGTGATTGTTGATGCGTCAATGCCTGCGATGATCCGCTCTTCTGGTCAAATGTGGGGCCCTGATGGAAAGCTGCATGACACCAAAGCCGTTATTCCAGAAAGCACTTACGCAACGATTTATCAAGAGATGATCAACTTCTGTAAAACCCACGGTGCATTTGACCCAGTGACTATGGGCTCTGTATCAAATGTTGGTTTGATGGCACAAAAAGCGGAAGAATACGGCTCACACGACAAAACATTTGAAATGGCCGGTACCGGTACCGTGCGTGTTATCGATCAAGACGAAAATGTGTTGATGGAGCACAATGTTGAAGAAGGTGATATCTGGCGTATGTGTCAGGCTAAAGACGCGCCAATTCAAGATTGGGTCAAACTTGCAGTTAACCGTGCTCGTCAATCTGGTACACCCGCAATTTTCTGGTTAGATGATGAACGTGCCCACGATGCACAGCTAATTGAAAAAGTGAATACGTATCTAAAAGATCATGATACTGATGGTTTGCACATTGAAATTATGGCACCTGTACGCGCCATCCGTTATTCAATGGAGCGTGCACTTCGTGGCTTGGACACCATCTCAGTAACAGGTAACGTACTGCGTGATTATCTAACTGATTTATTTCCGATCCTTGAGTTGGGCACCAGTGCGAAAATGCTTTCTATTGTGCCATTAATGGCCGGTGGTGGTTTGTTTGAAACAGGTGCGGGCGGCAGTGCACCTAAGCACGTTCAACAGTTTGTTGAGGAAGGCCATTTGCGCTGGGATTCGTTAGGTGAGTTCTTAGCAATTGCCGTTTCAATCGAAGATCTTGCTATCAAAAACGACAATGCTAAAGCAAAAGTATTGGCTAAAGCGTTAGATACTGCGACCGAGAAACTATTGAATGAAGGCAAATCGCCTCAGCGTAAAGCGGGTCAACTGGATAACCGAGGTAGTCATTTCTACCTAGCGTTATACTGGGCTGAAGCACTTTCTAGCCAAAGTGAAGATAGCGCACTTGCTGACAAGTTTGGGCCTTTGTTTGACGCGCTAAGCAGCAATGAAGCGAAAATTGTTGCTGAAATTGACGCAACGCAAGGTTCGCCGGAGAACATTGGTGGGTACTACTACCCAGATGATGCACTTTTGACACAAGCCATGTGCCCAAGTACAACCTTGAATACTATCCTAAAAGAATTTAAGTAA